CTGATACATGCAGATCTTCTGCCAGTGAATAGGTCACAAATGGAAACAGCAGCGTGAAACTGATAGCCACGATACCATTCTGGCGGGTATGATGTAAAATGAATTGTAATAGCTTCCCTGCCAGGCCACCTATCAGCGCGCCACCCGCCAGGAGTAAAATAAATTGTCCGCCGGCCTTGTACCAGATAAAGGAACTCCCCGCCACCGCCGCCACCGCAAAGCGGTAAGCGATCAAACCAGAGGCATCGTTGATGAGGCTTTCACCTTCCAGGATCGTCAGTGTCTTATGGTTGAGACCGAGGCCTCTGGTAATACCTGTAGCTGCTACCGCGTCAGTAGCTGATAACACCGCTCCCAATACAAATGCCAGTGGCCATGGCATGCCCATGAGATAATGCGCCAGCAGGGCAATACCACCAGTGGTAATGAACACAACTGTAAAAGCCAGCGTATTGATGGTTTTACCATTGTTCTTAAATTCCTGCATAGAAATATTACAGGCTGCATCATACAGCATCGGAGGGAGAAAGATCAGGAATACGATTTCAGGACTGATCGTGATCTGTGGCATGCCGGGTACAAAGCCCAGTGCAATACCTGCGGTGACGAGCAATACAGGATAAGGTTTCTTAAGTTTATCTGCAAATGCCGAGAGTGCCATCATTACTCCCAGGATCAACATGACGATGCTGTAATTTTCCATGTGGTGCGTAAGCCCGCAAAATAATGAATTATTTTAATTGCGTTTGTGTTCTTCCGTAATCCCTGCTGGGTAAGAAAGCCCGCAAAATAATAAATTATTTTAATAAGCGGCGTGTTGTAATAAGGTCGCCTGCAATGCTTCCGCTTTTGTCAGCAGACTTTTATCCTTCACATATGCTTTCACATCCCAAACCTCACTTAATAAATTCTCCTTGTACACCTTTGCAAATTCAAAATAATTCAGCTCCAGCTGCCACTCTTTTGTGAGGTGATCGTAAATAGCCTGATTGGTTTGAGACAGGCTGGTATGATCGATCACCAGGTAGGTACCTGCAGGCAGTAAGAGCAGGTGTTGTAATATGCGCTGGTTATAAATGATCCAGGCCCGCAGGTACCTGTCACTATACTGGTGCAATAACTTTTTCTTCCGGAAGGGCTTTTTAAAGTATTTCCATATTAACAATGGAAGACCTCCTTTCATTGCATATTTATGATCCGATTTTTTAAAGCGGCGGCTTAGCAGGGAACTGACTACACTCCGGTAATCTCTCAGGATCACGAGGTAGTTAGCCCCGGGTAGTAATTCCCGGTACGTGTCCAGGAATAGGCATGTGCGGGGATCTTTCCAGCCCCATTGTGCCCGCGCGGCATTTTTATTATTTAGCAGGGTATCTAATAATTGCCGCTGCTCAGCGTGTAAGCAATGATCGCCTGGATGCAATAAGCCTTCATCGTTTCCTGTCAGCTCACGCAGGATACCCCGGTGTGCTTCTACAAAATCAATATCTTCAAAATGCCCGTCTGTATTGCCTATACCAGCTCCGAGGAACTGATCACCGATATGCAGCCCGCATTTCTGCAGCCATTGCGTAATCAATGAAGTGCCAGACCGGTGCATACCAGTAATCACTAATACCTTGTTCTTCATCATTATTTATGCTGTCTGTAAGCGGGTAGCTTGTGTCTGAATAGATTCCTGTATGAATTGAAACAACTCACTAGTGCAGGCTGCCACGGTTTTTTCATTTGTCTTCAGGTGAAGATCCGGTGCCTGTGGCGCTTCGAAAGGATCGTTTACTCCCGTCAGGTTCCTTAATTTGTCAGGATGACTATCTGGTAATAAAGCCCTCTTATACAGTCCTTTGGTATCCCGCTGCACCAGTTCCGCTACAGGGCAATCGACGAATACCGTTTTCACATGTTCATATGCGTTAGTGAGCTCATCACGCATGGCACTGTAAGGGTTGATGGCACTGATAATGCATACGATTCCATGCCCCGAAAGACGGCTGGCCACAAAACCAAGTCTGCGTATGTTTTCGCAGCGGTCTGCTTTTGAAAATCCCAGGTCTTTACAAAGGAATTCCCGGTACTTGTCTCCATCAATGATCTCGACAGGTGTGCCATAGGCCATGGCTTTTCTTTTTACACTGGTGGCAATCGTCGTCTTTCCTGCGCCGGAAAGTCCGCATAACTGAATAATCATCGCATATAAATTTACAGGTTGACAATATGCCGCAGACAGGAAGTAAGAGGTTATATGGTGGGTGGGTCTTATAATTAGAAGAGATATCGTT
This window of the Chitinophaga sancti genome carries:
- a CDS encoding Na+/H+ antiporter, encoding MENYSIVMLILGVMMALSAFADKLKKPYPVLLVTAGIALGFVPGMPQITISPEIVFLIFLPPMLYDAACNISMQEFKNNGKTINTLAFTVVFITTGGIALLAHYLMGMPWPLAFVLGAVLSATDAVAATGITRGLGLNHKTLTILEGESLINDASGLIAYRFAVAAVAGSSFIWYKAGGQFILLLAGGALIGGLAGKLLQFILHHTRQNGIVAISFTLLFPFVTYSLAEDLHVSGVIAVVVLGIFTARLTSMYFPASTKAQSKAFWDIIVFILNGLVFILIGLEFPYVIHNVKSIQILPLIGYSFLIVFVTIAIRVVRIFLESRRHYLTFRKTGTDKHKKALLDWKTCLILGWSGMRGIVSLATALALPEKLDSGEPFPQRDTIIFIAVMVVVISLVFQGLTLPLLVRWLKGKPDGHKQQAPAGTHPIH
- a CDS encoding sulfotransferase, whose product is MMKNKVLVITGMHRSGTSLITQWLQKCGLHIGDQFLGAGIGNTDGHFEDIDFVEAHRGILRELTGNDEGLLHPGDHCLHAEQRQLLDTLLNNKNAARAQWGWKDPRTCLFLDTYRELLPGANYLVILRDYRSVVSSLLSRRFKKSDHKYAMKGGLPLLIWKYFKKPFRKKKLLHQYSDRYLRAWIIYNQRILQHLLLLPAGTYLVIDHTSLSQTNQAIYDHLTKEWQLELNYFEFAKVYKENLLSEVWDVKAYVKDKSLLTKAEALQATLLQHAAY
- the cysC gene encoding adenylyl-sulfate kinase, which produces MIIQLCGLSGAGKTTIATSVKRKAMAYGTPVEIIDGDKYREFLCKDLGFSKADRCENIRRLGFVASRLSGHGIVCIISAINPYSAMRDELTNAYEHVKTVFVDCPVAELVQRDTKGLYKRALLPDSHPDKLRNLTGVNDPFEAPQAPDLHLKTNEKTVAACTSELFQFIQESIQTQATRLQTA